From Danio aesculapii chromosome 18, fDanAes4.1, whole genome shotgun sequence, a single genomic window includes:
- the loxl1 gene encoding lysyl oxidase homolog 1 has product MLHLLFMSLWVLGSVTGQSQTQPDDSNPWRQMIQWENNGRVYSLLNSGAEYVPARNQERDRNHRVLLADAPNRRSQGGNVRRQAPSRGSSETVRGQARHPFGFGQVPENWRQQQGAVGRSETSRFQSQTGSRYRPSSGSSSSSSSASSYPQYPIPQQPPFAAPYDQDRSYEPPFLGTGYSAGTGGGFGAGGYGGYSTGSFGGGNPANDDRYRYYPPYGQQYQAVPAQPAQPPFSDGLDHRYTHSLFNEDNPAVPNGASSNTGSSFQPAVQSPQYEQFPPYGRPQQQPPFIQPAPRNPLVSNTAENPNINVGSVYRPQQRGLPDLVPDPNYVQASTYVQRAHMYSLRCAAEEKCLASSAYDAETTDYSVRVLLRFPQRVKNQGVADFMPNRPRHTWEWHSCHQHYHSMDEFSHYDLLEVSSGRKVAEGHKASFCLEDTTCDFGHLKRYACTAHTQGLSPGCYDTYNADIDCQWIDITDVQPGNYILKLQVNPKYLVLESDFTNNIVRCNIHYTGRYAKTTNCKISQS; this is encoded by the exons ATGTTGCATTTACTTTTTATGAGCTTGTGGGTATTAGGAAGCGTAACGGGACAGTCCCAAACTCAACCCGACGACTCAAACCCATGGAGGCAGATGATCCAATGGGAGAATAATGGACGTGTTTATAGTCTACTCAACAGCGGAGCCGAATACGTCCCGGCTCGGAATCAGGAACGGGATAGGAACCATCGAGTGCTTCTTGCTGATGCTCCCAATCGCAGGTCACAGGGTGGAAATGTGCGAAGACAAGCACCTTCAAGGGGGAGCTCGGAGACGGTGAGAGGTCAAGCCAGACATCCGTTTGGATTCGGACAGGTGCCGGAAAACTGGCGGCAGCAGCAAGGTGCGGTGGGCAGAAGCGAAACAAGCCGATTTCAGTCACAAACCGGCTCTCGTTATAGACCGTCATctggatcatcatcatcatcatcatcagcatcatcatatcctcagtatCCAATCCCTCAACAGCCTCCGTTTGCTGCTCCTTAtgaccaag ACAGGTCATACGAACCTCCATTCCTTGGGACGGGGTATTCAGCAGGCACAGGTGGAGGTTTTGGTGCAGGTGGTTATGGAGGGTATTCAACAGGGAGTTTCGGAGGAGGAAATCCTGCAAATGATGATCGATATCGATATTATCCACCGTACGGTCAACAATACCAGGCTGTTCCCGCCCAACCTGCACAGCCACCATTCTCTGACGGTCTGgaccacagatacacacacagtcTGTTCAATGAGGATAATCCTGCAGTTCCTAACGGTGCTTCAAGCAATACGGGCTCATCATTTCAGCCTGCGGTGCAAAGTCCACAATATGAGCAGTTTCCGCCATACGGAAGGCCTCAGCAGCAGCCTCCATTTATACAACCAGCACCACGCAACCCGCTGGTCTCCAACACCGCAGAAAACCCAAACATCAATGTAGGCAGCGTTTATCGTCCTCAACAAAGAG GTTTGCCTGACCTGGTTCCTGACCCGAATTACGTCCAGGCCTCCACATACGTCCAGAGAGCCCATATGTACTCCTTACGCTGTGCTGCAGAGGAGAAATGTTTGGCCAG CTCTGCCTATGATGCTGAGACCACAGACTACAGTGTTCGTGTTCTGCTGCGTTTCCCTCAGCGGGTGAAGAACCAGGGTGTGGCAGATTTCATGCCCAACCGGCCGCGACACACCTGGGAGTGGCACAGCTGCCATCA GCACTACCACAGTATGGACGAGTTCAGTCACTATGATCTGCTGGAGGTCAGCAGTGGCCGAAAAGTGGCGGAGGGACACAAAGCCAGTTTCTGTCTGGAGGACACGACCTGCGACTTCGGCCATCTGAAGAGATACGcctgcactgcacacacacag GGTCTCAGTCCTGGTTGCTACGACACATACAATGCAGATATCGATTGTCAATGGATTGACATCACTGATGTTCAGCCAGGAAACTATATACTCAAG